One genomic segment of Solibacillus isronensis includes these proteins:
- the secE gene encoding preprotein translocase subunit SecE, whose product MSKVTNFLQEVGSEMRKTSWPKSKELTKYTVVVVSTVIVMALFFTAIDLGISELFRWFLSL is encoded by the coding sequence ATGAGTAAAGTAACAAACTTTCTACAAGAAGTCGGCTCGGAAATGCGCAAAACAAGTTGGCCGAAAAGTAAAGAGTTAACGAAGTATACGGTAGTAGTTGTTTCAACAGTTATCGTGATGGCGTTATTCTTTACAGCAATAGATTTAGGAATCTCAGAATTGTTCCGTTGGTTCTTGTCTCTGTAA
- the rpmG gene encoding 50S ribosomal protein L33, protein MAKKVVLSCEKCGSRNYNVPKKEGSTERLELKKFCSHCNEHTMHKQTL, encoded by the coding sequence ATGGCAAAGAAAGTCGTTTTAAGTTGTGAAAAATGCGGTTCAAGAAACTACAACGTCCCGAAAAAAGAAGGGTCAACCGAGCGTTTAGAACTGAAGAAATTTTGCTCTCATTGCAATGAGCATACAATGCATAAACAAACGTTATAA
- the sigH gene encoding RNA polymerase sporulation sigma factor SigH, which translates to MVLRFEHLTDEELVEQVHLGNTDALDFLISKYRLFVKAKARSYFLIGADKEDIIQEGMIGLYKAIRDFKEDKLASFRAFAELCITRQIITAIKTATRQKHIPLNSYVSLDKPIYDEESERTLMDIITSPISDDPEYLMINREDYLYLEEKMGEVLSELEQQVLVRYLEGQSYNEISEELDRHVKSIDNALQRVKRKLERHLELKEMT; encoded by the coding sequence ATGGTACTACGTTTTGAACATTTGACAGATGAAGAGCTTGTAGAACAAGTGCATCTTGGCAATACAGATGCGCTAGATTTTTTAATTTCAAAATACCGATTGTTTGTTAAGGCAAAAGCACGGTCGTATTTTTTAATTGGTGCGGACAAAGAAGATATTATCCAAGAAGGAATGATTGGCTTATATAAGGCGATTCGTGATTTTAAAGAGGACAAGCTGGCGTCATTCCGTGCCTTTGCAGAACTTTGCATTACACGGCAAATTATTACGGCGATTAAAACAGCTACTAGACAAAAGCATATTCCGCTAAATTCATATGTTTCTTTAGATAAGCCAATTTACGATGAAGAATCAGAGCGCACGTTGATGGATATTATTACGAGTCCGATTTCGGACGACCCTGAGTATTTGATGATCAATCGTGAAGATTATCTTTATTTGGAAGAGAAGATGGGCGAAGTGTTAAGCGAACTCGAACAGCAAGTATTGGTTCGTTATTTGGAAGGACAATCCTATAATGAAATTTCTGAAGAATTGGACCGCCATGTGAAATCCATCGATAATGCATTACAGCGGGTGAAGCGCAAATTGGAGCGTCATCTTGAATTAAAAGAAATGACTTAA
- a CDS encoding NYN domain-containing protein → MQNILLVDGYNMIGAWSELRPLREPHFEDARDRLIERMAEYKAHTGWRVIVVFDAHLVPGTEQLYIQHAVEVLYTRKNETADERIEKLSNELKGRKIQIHVATSDMTEQNVVFGHGALRKSARELEIEMQIIQSKISSKVKESTDEKPASRIKLSKEVELQFEKWRRGLK, encoded by the coding sequence ATGCAAAACATATTGCTAGTAGACGGCTATAACATGATCGGTGCATGGAGTGAGCTACGTCCTTTACGCGAGCCTCACTTTGAAGATGCACGTGATCGGTTAATTGAACGAATGGCGGAGTATAAAGCACATACAGGCTGGCGTGTTATCGTTGTATTTGACGCCCATCTTGTACCAGGCACTGAGCAACTTTATATTCAGCATGCTGTGGAAGTGCTTTATACACGTAAAAACGAAACAGCGGACGAGCGCATTGAAAAATTATCGAACGAATTAAAAGGACGAAAAATCCAAATACACGTCGCAACATCCGATATGACTGAACAAAACGTTGTATTTGGTCATGGTGCATTAAGAAAATCGGCACGTGAGCTTGAAATTGAAATGCAAATTATTCAGTCTAAAATTTCATCCAAAGTAAAAGAATCGACCGACGAAAAACCGGCCTCAAGAATTAAGCTATCAAAAGAAGTAGAACTACAATTTGAAAAATGGAGAAGAGGGCTCAAGTAA